From one Simplicispira suum genomic stretch:
- the fabI gene encoding enoyl-ACP reductase FabI: MGFLTGKKLLITGVLSNRSIAYGIARACHQQGAELAFSYVGERFKDRITEFAAEFDSKLVFDCDVASDEQIERMFRELSATWPTLDGFVHSIGFAPREAIAGDFLEGLSREGFRVAHDISAYSFPAMAKAALPYLNDKSALLTLSYLGALRTIPNYNTMGLAKASLEASVRYLAEALGPKGMRVNGISAGPIKTLAASGIKDFGKLLSGVASASPLRRNVTIEDVGNVAAFLMSDLASGMTAEITYVDGGFSQTAGISRDMV; encoded by the coding sequence ATGGGCTTTCTCACGGGCAAGAAGTTGCTGATTACCGGCGTGCTGTCCAACCGCTCCATTGCCTACGGCATTGCACGCGCCTGCCACCAGCAGGGCGCTGAGCTGGCCTTCAGCTACGTCGGCGAGCGCTTCAAGGACCGCATCACCGAATTCGCAGCGGAGTTCGACTCCAAGCTGGTGTTCGATTGCGACGTGGCCAGCGACGAGCAGATCGAGCGCATGTTCCGCGAACTTTCGGCCACGTGGCCCACGCTCGATGGCTTTGTGCACAGCATTGGCTTTGCCCCACGCGAAGCCATCGCTGGCGACTTCCTCGAAGGCCTCTCGCGCGAAGGCTTTCGCGTGGCGCACGACATCAGCGCCTACAGCTTTCCGGCGATGGCCAAGGCCGCCCTGCCCTACCTGAACGACAAGTCGGCCCTGCTGACGCTGTCGTACCTGGGCGCGCTGCGCACCATTCCCAACTACAACACCATGGGCCTGGCCAAGGCCAGCCTGGAAGCCAGCGTGCGGTATCTGGCCGAAGCGCTCGGTCCCAAGGGCATGCGCGTCAACGGCATCAGCGCCGGGCCTATCAAGACGCTGGCGGCCAGTGGCATCAAAGATTTCGGCAAGCTGCTCAGCGGCGTTGCCAGTGCCTCGCCCTTACGCCGCAACGTGACCATTGAAGACGTGGGCAATGTCGCCGCCTTCCTGATGAGCGACCTCGCCAGCGGCATGACCGCCGAAATCACCTACGTGGATGGCGGCTTCAGCCAGACGGCAGGCATCAGCCGCGACATGGTGTAA
- a CDS encoding extracellular solute-binding protein codes for MRFWLIFLSCWLALPAWAAHAYALWGEPLYPAGFDHFAYVNPQAPKGGELRLVSNQRTSTFDKYNPFTMRGAAPAYLSELMFDSLLTGSLDETATGYGLLADDVQVAADGLSATFHLHPEARFHNGDPVLAQDVAWTFETLVGPFTSPGYKTLLIDVAGVDVVNDRTVRFRFNKPNRELPLTVGGLPIFSRAWGMENGKHKPFDQVVTDIPIGSGPYKIGPVRFGKDITYVRDPNYWARDLKVRRGQNNFDRIEVKIYKDNTAKLEALKAGEFDLMRFFSAGDWARRVNGKKFDTGELVKGEFAHKLPSGFQSYVLNTRRPFLQDERVREALGLAIDYEWMNRQLFYGAYQRVHGLFGNTACETHGSPSPDELALMEPWRKSIPPAAFGPMPQPPRTDGEHSLRDNLRRAKALLNDAGWAVKDGALRNAQGEAMVLEYMDSNEGGVRTVSPWMRNLEKLGITLKFRSVDFALYQERLQKFDFDITSIAYQGTNNPGQEFADLFGSKAADTEDSGNFAGVKNPAVDAMIRAMTSAKTQQQLLPACHALERIIVAGHYLIPQWSAGTHRMAYNAWRLAKPDVVPPYSPGETWVIDTWWARMPPQTSPSPR; via the coding sequence ATGCGGTTCTGGCTGATTTTCTTGTCCTGCTGGCTGGCGCTGCCGGCCTGGGCGGCGCACGCCTACGCCTTGTGGGGCGAGCCGCTGTACCCGGCCGGATTTGACCATTTCGCTTACGTCAATCCGCAGGCTCCCAAGGGCGGCGAGCTGCGCCTGGTGAGCAACCAGCGCACCTCCACCTTCGACAAATACAACCCATTCACCATGCGCGGCGCGGCGCCCGCGTATTTGAGCGAGTTGATGTTCGACAGCCTGCTGACGGGCTCTTTGGACGAAACCGCCACCGGCTATGGCTTGCTGGCAGACGATGTGCAAGTGGCGGCTGATGGCCTGTCTGCCACCTTCCACCTGCACCCTGAAGCGCGCTTTCACAACGGCGACCCGGTGCTGGCGCAGGATGTGGCCTGGACGTTCGAGACGCTGGTGGGGCCGTTTACCTCGCCCGGCTACAAAACCTTGCTGATTGATGTCGCCGGTGTGGACGTGGTGAACGATCGCACTGTGCGCTTTCGCTTCAACAAACCCAACCGCGAACTGCCGCTCACCGTTGGGGGTCTGCCCATCTTCAGCCGCGCCTGGGGCATGGAAAACGGCAAGCACAAACCCTTTGACCAGGTGGTGACCGACATCCCCATCGGCAGTGGTCCGTACAAAATTGGCCCGGTGCGCTTTGGCAAGGACATTACGTATGTGCGCGACCCCAACTACTGGGCGCGCGACCTGAAAGTGCGCCGCGGTCAAAACAACTTCGACCGCATAGAGGTCAAAATTTACAAGGACAACACCGCAAAACTGGAGGCGCTCAAGGCCGGCGAGTTCGACCTGATGCGTTTCTTTAGCGCGGGCGACTGGGCGCGGCGCGTGAACGGCAAAAAGTTCGATACCGGCGAGCTGGTGAAGGGCGAATTCGCGCACAAGCTGCCCTCGGGGTTTCAAAGCTACGTGCTCAACACCCGCCGCCCCTTTCTGCAGGACGAGCGGGTGCGCGAAGCCTTGGGTTTGGCAATCGACTACGAGTGGATGAACCGCCAGCTTTTCTATGGTGCCTACCAACGCGTGCATGGTCTGTTCGGCAACACCGCCTGCGAGACGCATGGCAGCCCCTCGCCCGACGAGCTGGCGCTGATGGAGCCGTGGCGCAAGAGCATTCCTCCCGCAGCGTTCGGGCCTATGCCCCAGCCCCCGCGCACCGACGGCGAGCACAGCCTGCGGGACAACCTGCGCCGCGCCAAGGCCTTGCTCAACGATGCGGGCTGGGCGGTGAAGGACGGCGCTTTGCGCAACGCCCAGGGCGAGGCGATGGTGCTCGAATACATGGACAGCAACGAAGGAGGCGTGCGCACCGTCTCGCCCTGGATGCGCAACCTCGAAAAACTTGGCATCACGCTCAAGTTTCGCTCGGTCGATTTCGCGCTGTACCAGGAGCGCCTGCAGAAATTCGATTTCGACATCACGTCCATTGCCTACCAGGGCACCAACAACCCCGGCCAGGAGTTTGCCGACCTGTTTGGCAGCAAGGCGGCAGACACGGAGGATTCGGGCAACTTCGCCGGCGTGAAGAACCCGGCGGTGGACGCGATGATTCGCGCCATGACCAGCGCCAAGACCCAGCAGCAGTTGCTGCCCGCCTGCCACGCGCTCGAACGCATCATCGTCGCCGGCCACTATCTCATTCCGCAGTGGAGCGCTGGCACGCACCGCATGGCGTACAACGCCTGGCGTTTGGCCAAGCCGGATGTGGTGCCGCCGTATTCGCCCGGCGAAACATGGGTCATCGACACCTGGTGGGCACGCATGCCACCGCAGACGTCGCCAAGCCCACGCTAA
- a CDS encoding microcin C ABC transporter permease YejB, with translation MFAYILKRILLMLPTLLGVLMLTFAVVQFVPGGPVEQYLAEAKAGAGRAGAEGGGMGYRGAQGVDPKRLEQIKALYGFDKPPHERFMQMLGQFARFDLGRSFFQNKDVWQLVKEKLPVSISLGLWTFFISYLVAVPLGVAKAVRAGSRFDLVTTLLVLVGYAIPGFVLGLALLVIFGGQLQWFPLRGLTSSNWEELSWGARIVDYLWHITLPIIAMVLGSFAVTAMLTKNAFLEEIRKQYVLTARAKGLSERQVLWKHVFRNALIPIITGFPAAFIGAFFTGSLLIETLFSLDGLGLLSYESVIRRDYPVVLGTLYLFTLIGLFTKLISDLCYVWVDPRVKFD, from the coding sequence ATGTTCGCCTACATCCTCAAACGCATCCTGCTCATGCTGCCCACGCTGCTGGGCGTGCTGATGCTCACCTTTGCGGTGGTTCAGTTTGTGCCCGGCGGGCCGGTGGAGCAGTACCTGGCGGAGGCCAAGGCGGGTGCCGGGCGCGCGGGTGCCGAGGGCGGCGGCATGGGCTACCGCGGCGCGCAGGGCGTGGACCCCAAGCGCCTCGAACAAATCAAGGCGCTGTACGGCTTCGACAAGCCACCGCACGAGCGCTTCATGCAGATGCTGGGCCAATTTGCGCGCTTTGATTTGGGACGCAGTTTTTTCCAGAACAAAGACGTGTGGCAGTTGGTGAAAGAAAAGCTCCCGGTGTCCATCAGCCTGGGCCTGTGGACCTTCTTCATCAGTTACTTGGTTGCCGTCCCGCTGGGCGTGGCCAAGGCGGTGCGTGCGGGCTCGCGTTTTGATTTGGTGACCACGCTGCTGGTGCTGGTCGGGTATGCGATTCCCGGCTTTGTGCTCGGCCTGGCCTTGCTGGTGATCTTTGGCGGGCAACTGCAGTGGTTTCCGCTGCGCGGCCTGACGTCGAGCAACTGGGAGGAGCTCAGTTGGGGCGCGCGCATCGTCGACTACCTCTGGCACATCACCCTGCCCATCATCGCCATGGTGCTGGGCAGTTTCGCCGTGACCGCCATGCTGACCAAGAACGCGTTTCTGGAAGAAATCCGCAAGCAGTACGTGCTGACGGCGCGCGCCAAGGGCTTGAGCGAGCGCCAGGTGCTGTGGAAGCACGTGTTTCGCAACGCGCTGATTCCCATCATCACGGGCTTTCCTGCGGCGTTCATTGGCGCGTTTTTCACAGGCTCGCTGCTGATCGAAACCCTGTTTTCACTCGATGGCCTCGGCCTGCTCAGCTACGAGAGCGTGATTCGGCGCGACTACCCGGTGGTGCTGGGTACGCTGTACCTGTTTACGCTGATTGGCTTGTTCACCAAGCTGATCTCTGACCTGTGCTACGTGTGGGTGGATCCGCGTGTCAAGTTCGACTGA
- a CDS encoding type II toxin-antitoxin system Phd/YefM family antitoxin, translating into MLNDYHQEAVMTWNIASAKQQFSEVVRLTAEEPQAIYNRDKPVAVMISAQDFADFERWRAERDRPKLAQQFDEIRALLAADGQDGIEIPPRTTRYNAMVDDPHYWDEPTDSARKD; encoded by the coding sequence ATGTTGAATGACTACCATCAGGAGGCCGTCATGACATGGAACATTGCCAGTGCCAAACAGCAGTTCTCCGAGGTGGTGCGCCTTACCGCGGAAGAACCGCAGGCCATCTACAACCGCGACAAGCCCGTGGCGGTGATGATCTCTGCCCAGGATTTTGCCGATTTTGAGCGTTGGCGCGCGGAGCGTGACAGGCCGAAGTTGGCACAGCAGTTTGATGAAATACGCGCGTTGCTGGCTGCTGACGGCCAGGATGGGATCGAAATTCCGCCCCGCACCACGCGCTACAACGCCATGGTGGACGACCCCCATTACTGGGACGAGCCAACGGACAGTGCCAGGAAAGACTAA
- a CDS encoding type II toxin-antitoxin system VapC family toxin has protein sequence MYLVDTNVVSELMRPRPHAGVVQWSGRLEPSGIAFVVSAITVDEIVFGLQWRPSAAKMDWFARFMQRVTVLPVTESIARRAGEMRAQMAVLGQVREQADMLIAATAQIHALTLVTRNVRDFGGCGIAVLNPFTP, from the coding sequence GTGTACCTTGTCGATACCAACGTCGTCAGCGAACTGATGCGCCCGCGCCCCCATGCGGGCGTGGTGCAGTGGAGCGGCCGCTTGGAGCCCAGCGGCATTGCGTTTGTCGTGAGCGCCATCACGGTCGATGAAATTGTGTTCGGGCTGCAGTGGCGACCCAGCGCCGCCAAGATGGACTGGTTTGCGCGCTTCATGCAGCGCGTCACCGTCTTGCCCGTAACCGAAAGCATCGCCCGCCGAGCGGGAGAAATGCGCGCACAGATGGCGGTGCTAGGGCAGGTGCGCGAGCAGGCGGACATGCTGATTGCCGCCACCGCCCAAATCCACGCACTCACCTTGGTCACCCGCAACGTGCGCGACTTTGGCGGCTGTGGCATTGCTGTTCTCAATCCTTTCACTCCATGA
- a CDS encoding ABC transporter permease, with product MSEAPASPVSLSPSRRAWLRFKRNRLGFWSLVIFVVLVALSLGAELVSNDRPLVVRYEGQLYFPMLKDYPETTFGGDFLTETDYLDPYIRKKLSEGSNWALFTLNPYGPNTLNYFAKSPNPAGPTRDNWLGTDDRGRDMAAQLLYGFRVSVLFALALTVTGVFLGIVTGAIQGFFGGKTDLAFQRFIEIWGSMPELYLLIIFSAVFAPSISLLLILLSLFGWMGLSDYVRAEFLRNRQLDYVKAARALGVGNWQIIWRHILPNSLTPVVTFLPFRMSAAILALTSLDFLGLGVPPGTPSLGELLSQGKNNIDAWWISLSTFGVLVITLLLLTFMGDALRDALDPRKADR from the coding sequence ATGAGCGAAGCGCCCGCGTCGCCCGTCTCCTTGTCTCCCAGCCGCCGCGCCTGGTTGCGGTTCAAGCGCAACCGCCTGGGTTTTTGGAGCCTAGTGATCTTTGTGGTGCTGGTGGCGCTGAGCCTGGGCGCCGAGCTGGTCAGCAACGACCGACCGCTGGTCGTGCGCTACGAGGGCCAGCTGTATTTCCCCATGCTCAAGGACTACCCGGAGACCACCTTCGGCGGTGATTTCCTGACCGAAACGGATTACCTCGACCCCTACATCCGCAAGAAACTGAGCGAAGGCAGCAACTGGGCGCTGTTCACGCTGAATCCTTACGGGCCCAACACGCTGAATTATTTCGCGAAGTCGCCCAACCCGGCAGGCCCCACCAGGGACAACTGGCTGGGCACCGACGATCGCGGCCGCGATATGGCGGCGCAGCTGCTGTACGGCTTTCGCGTCAGCGTGCTGTTTGCGCTGGCGCTCACGGTGACGGGCGTATTTTTGGGCATCGTGACGGGGGCCATTCAGGGCTTTTTTGGCGGCAAGACCGATCTGGCGTTCCAGCGATTCATTGAAATCTGGGGCTCCATGCCCGAGCTGTATTTGCTCATCATCTTCAGCGCCGTGTTTGCGCCCAGCATTTCCCTGCTGCTCATTTTGCTCAGCCTGTTTGGCTGGATGGGCCTGTCGGACTACGTGCGCGCCGAGTTCCTGCGCAACCGCCAACTCGACTATGTCAAGGCGGCACGCGCGCTGGGCGTGGGCAACTGGCAGATTATCTGGCGCCACATCCTGCCCAACAGCCTGACGCCTGTCGTCACGTTCCTGCCGTTTCGCATGAGCGCGGCGATTTTGGCGCTGACCTCGCTGGATTTTCTGGGCCTGGGCGTGCCGCCGGGAACGCCGTCGCTTGGCGAGCTGCTGAGTCAGGGCAAGAACAACATCGATGCGTGGTGGATATCGCTCTCCACCTTCGGCGTGCTGGTGATCACGCTGCTGCTGCTGACTTTCATGGGCGATGCGCTTCGGGACGCGCTCGACCCAAGAAAGGCCGACCGATGA
- a CDS encoding ABC transporter ATP-binding protein, with the protein MTDRPGNLLEVRDLHVRFGAKEVVCGVSFDIAAGEKLALVGESGSGKTITALSLLRLAGDAGVQGNAVFEGRDLLALSEREMRGLRGGDIAMIFQEPMTALNPLMTVGRQISEVLELKQALTQAQSWLAAIELIASTGIPEPARRAAAFPHQLSGGQRQRAMIAMALASRPKLLLADEPTTALDVTLRGQILELLADLQRQTGMAVLLITHDLNLVRRFADRVAVMEQGVLVEQGPVANIFQAPQHPYTRRLIASQPKRDVVEGAPEANARPLLRAHKLRVSYPTPLPGVRGWFKKGEFIAVHGAELCLVPGRTLGVVGESGSGKSTLAQALLGLLPYQGSVEVVGRAWQAPSARNTPANQRLRQQIQVVFQDPFSSLSPRLTVEEIAGEGLHVHEPALPLPERRRRVAAALAEVGLTEAQFPGLLARYPHEFSGGQRQRLAIARALIVQPRVLVLDEPTSALDVTIQQQVLALLQRLQREHGLAYVLITHDVDVVRAMAHDVLVMKDGVVVEAGSVTAVLDAPREAYTQALVAAAH; encoded by the coding sequence ATGACCGATCGGCCTGGAAATCTGCTCGAAGTCCGCGACCTGCATGTGCGCTTTGGCGCCAAAGAAGTGGTGTGCGGTGTGAGCTTCGACATTGCGGCCGGTGAGAAGCTGGCGCTGGTGGGCGAATCGGGTTCGGGCAAAACCATCACCGCGCTCAGCCTGCTGCGCCTGGCGGGCGATGCGGGGGTGCAGGGCAATGCCGTGTTTGAAGGCCGTGACTTGCTGGCGCTGTCGGAACGTGAGATGCGCGGCCTGCGCGGCGGCGACATCGCCATGATTTTCCAGGAACCCATGACGGCGCTGAATCCGCTGATGACGGTGGGCCGACAAATCAGCGAGGTTTTGGAGCTGAAACAGGCGCTGACGCAGGCGCAGTCATGGCTGGCAGCTATCGAATTGATTGCAAGCACCGGCATTCCCGAGCCTGCTCGCCGCGCTGCCGCGTTTCCGCATCAGCTCTCGGGCGGGCAGCGCCAGCGCGCCATGATTGCGATGGCGCTCGCCAGCCGTCCCAAGCTCTTGCTGGCCGACGAGCCCACGACGGCGCTCGACGTGACCTTGCGCGGGCAGATTCTTGAGCTGCTCGCCGACCTGCAGCGCCAGACCGGCATGGCGGTGCTGCTGATCACGCACGACCTGAATCTGGTGCGCCGCTTTGCCGACCGCGTGGCCGTGATGGAACAGGGTGTGCTGGTAGAGCAGGGCCCTGTCGCCAACATTTTTCAGGCCCCGCAGCACCCCTACACGCGCAGGCTCATCGCCAGTCAGCCCAAGCGGGATGTGGTGGAGGGCGCGCCCGAGGCGAACGCCAGGCCGCTGCTGCGTGCGCACAAGCTGCGCGTGAGTTATCCGACGCCTTTGCCGGGTGTGCGCGGTTGGTTCAAAAAAGGCGAATTCATTGCGGTGCACGGCGCCGAGCTGTGCCTGGTGCCAGGCCGCACGCTGGGCGTGGTGGGTGAATCGGGTTCGGGCAAATCGACGCTGGCGCAGGCACTGTTGGGCCTGCTGCCCTACCAGGGCAGTGTGGAGGTGGTTGGCCGTGCCTGGCAGGCGCCCAGCGCGCGCAACACGCCGGCCAACCAGCGCTTGCGCCAGCAGATTCAGGTGGTGTTTCAGGACCCGTTCTCGTCCCTCTCGCCACGCCTGACGGTGGAGGAAATTGCCGGCGAGGGCCTGCACGTGCACGAACCGGCGCTGCCTTTGCCCGAGCGCCGGCGGCGGGTGGCTGCCGCGTTGGCCGAGGTGGGGCTGACCGAGGCGCAGTTTCCCGGTCTGCTGGCGCGTTACCCGCACGAGTTTTCGGGCGGCCAGCGCCAGCGCCTGGCGATTGCGCGGGCGCTGATCGTGCAGCCGCGCGTGCTGGTGCTGGATGAACCCACCAGCGCATTGGATGTGACCATTCAGCAGCAGGTGCTGGCCCTGCTGCAGCGCCTGCAGCGCGAGCACGGTCTGGCCTATGTACTGATCACCCACGACGTGGACGTGGTGCGCGCCATGGCGCACGATGTGCTGGTGATGAAGGATGGAGTGGTGGTCGAAGCGGGCAGCGTCACAGCGGTGCTGGATGCGCCGCGTGAGGCCTACACCCAAGCGCTGGTCGCTGCCGCGCACTGA
- a CDS encoding lipocalin family protein, with amino-acid sequence MPARRNAALPRHRGWPIALAGAAAIATLLTLSACAARPPAGVEPVGSFDVERYAGHWVELARIDHRFERGLIQTRAEYRRNADGTIKVINRGYDPKKKEWRESVGKARFVGEPTRAALKVSFFGPFWGGYNVVALDPNYQWAMVVGSDLDYFWILSRTPSLPPGVRNRLLAKARAMGVDVDKVLWVDQGKDGS; translated from the coding sequence ATGCCTGCGCGCCGCAACGCCGCCCTTCCCCGCCATCGCGGCTGGCCCATTGCCTTGGCCGGTGCCGCGGCCATTGCCACCTTGCTCACCCTGTCAGCCTGCGCGGCGCGACCGCCGGCCGGTGTGGAGCCCGTCGGCTCGTTCGATGTGGAGCGCTACGCCGGCCATTGGGTGGAACTGGCGCGCATTGACCACCGGTTTGAACGCGGGCTGATACAGACCCGTGCCGAGTACCGCCGCAATGCCGACGGCACGATCAAGGTCATCAATCGCGGCTACGACCCGAAGAAGAAGGAATGGCGTGAATCGGTGGGCAAGGCGCGCTTTGTCGGCGAGCCGACACGGGCCGCGCTGAAGGTATCGTTCTTTGGCCCGTTCTGGGGCGGCTACAACGTGGTGGCGCTCGATCCGAACTACCAATGGGCCATGGTGGTGGGCTCCGACCTGGACTACTTCTGGATCTTGTCCCGAACCCCTAGCTTGCCGCCAGGCGTTCGCAACCGCCTGCTCGCCAAGGCGCGCGCAATGGGGGTGGATGTCGACAAGGTGCTCTGGGTAGACCAGGGCAAGGACGGCAGTTGA